One Thiofilum sp. genomic window carries:
- a CDS encoding 2OG-Fe(II) oxygenase: MMHTQMDQSWKEWVQLNLSRGCDKEEMVAILVNAGFHPLSIVHEMHYLPQSSELITRMNQLLANTRPLKSPEQLSYQAFDAIQLAFAQRLNSDRVHLYLVEDFLSADECEALTARIKSRCRPSTITNPDEPDKYFRTSQTCELSVEPDVLTQEIDQRMAEYMGIEPERSEGTQGQYYQLGQQFKKHTDYFEPNTWEFEKFASEMGQRTWTFMIYLTDVQEGGETCFTEIGLEVKPKRGMAVVWNNLTAKGEVNPDTAHWAKPVLRGEKVIITKWFRTKGSMTTPFKALPYKQLPFFTSEGFKKTRLPEELFQRITDFYQIGRKEHIALEMNDAIGTYIQTTTERHPAKMIELSDELRQAIFNTICPMLEDWVRVKLKPSAVYGIREYQRGATLKMHVDRIDTHQVSMIINVAQQVDKDWALHIADHRGKIHKLNMQVGDVVFYESARLQHGRPEPLEGEYYANIFAHTAPL, encoded by the coding sequence ATGATGCACACACAAATGGATCAGAGTTGGAAAGAGTGGGTTCAACTTAATTTGTCACGCGGGTGTGACAAAGAGGAAATGGTCGCTATTTTAGTTAATGCGGGATTTCACCCTTTGAGTATTGTGCATGAAATGCACTATTTGCCGCAGTCTAGTGAGCTGATTACTCGTATGAATCAACTATTGGCAAATACTAGACCGCTTAAATCACCGGAGCAATTGAGTTATCAGGCATTCGATGCGATTCAATTAGCTTTTGCCCAACGCTTGAATTCAGATCGGGTGCATTTGTATCTAGTAGAAGATTTTTTAAGTGCTGATGAGTGTGAGGCATTAACGGCACGTATTAAAAGCCGTTGTCGCCCTTCAACCATCACTAATCCCGATGAGCCAGATAAGTATTTTCGTACCAGTCAAACCTGTGAACTCTCGGTAGAGCCTGATGTACTTACTCAAGAAATTGATCAACGTATGGCGGAGTATATGGGCATTGAGCCAGAGCGCTCAGAAGGAACACAAGGTCAATATTATCAATTAGGGCAACAATTTAAAAAGCATACCGACTACTTTGAACCTAATACTTGGGAATTTGAAAAGTTTGCTAGTGAAATGGGGCAGCGCACTTGGACTTTTATGATTTATTTAACCGATGTGCAAGAGGGCGGTGAGACCTGCTTTACTGAAATAGGTTTGGAAGTTAAGCCTAAACGGGGTATGGCGGTGGTTTGGAATAATCTAACGGCTAAAGGCGAGGTGAATCCTGATACGGCTCATTGGGCTAAACCTGTACTGCGTGGCGAAAAGGTGATTATTACTAAGTGGTTTAGAACGAAAGGCTCAATGACTACTCCTTTTAAAGCTTTACCCTATAAGCAATTACCTTTTTTTACCTCTGAAGGATTTAAGAAAACCCGTTTGCCCGAAGAGTTATTTCAACGTATTACTGATTTTTATCAAATAGGTAGAAAAGAGCATATTGCTTTAGAGATGAATGATGCGATAGGTACTTATATTCAAACCACTACTGAGCGTCATCCGGCAAAAATGATCGAATTAAGTGATGAATTACGCCAAGCGATTTTTAATACGATTTGCCCGATGTTAGAAGATTGGGTGCGAGTTAAGCTTAAGCCTAGTGCTGTTTATGGGATTCGGGAGTATCAGCGTGGTGCTACTTTGAAAATGCATGTAGACCGTATTGATACCCATCAGGTCAGTATGATTATTAATGTCGCGCAACAGGTTGATAAAGACTGGGCGTTACATATTGCAGATCATCGGGGAAAAATTCATAAACTGAATATGCAAGTAGGTGATGTGGTGTTTTATGAGTCAGCGCGTTTGCAACACGGTCGACCTGAGCCTTTGGAAGGGGAATATTACGCTAATATTTTCGCCCATACTGCACCGCTTTGA
- a CDS encoding winged helix-turn-helix domain-containing protein, which translates to MGGSKCRLGQFSYDLINQQLLDRTGTPCALRYQSAQVLHYLAINANKSVSKRELFAVVWRDVIVTDDSLVQCIAEIRRLLQDREHSILKTIPRVGYLLVTMPDTEYITYIPEDLLPFLGRTQELQQLESIIANPSCRLMTITGIAGIGKTRLAKKLARQCAQYFPQGVYFVELAAISVAELIPVAIAKVMSIPLQGRLSPLEQLQLALADQSILIVLDNMEQFVPDLSSCQALLEHNKKLKLLTTSRIPLGLYGEWVYPLRGLLVPNAQQTLINCTAIELFIQTAKRVKYDFEPNATEQLIILEICRLLQGTPLGIEIVAGWIKNLTCEELLIELRAYLHATDTSLLQEQDTFPLDTILQQSWQMLSQHEQSIMQLLALFRGKFSRHAAQAITNTSWADYNSLIDKSMLSRDKSGYYTLHEVMRHYANHYRVNHNNEVNMIKHFIEYHINLANQTDAMILGGQQLIYIQQLEQEHDNFRECLNLCSNNKTGLFKQSIEWGLDLVGALGTFWFLANHWREGYQFAQQFLQLTSSPIVSLAHVRALFTAGGIAVVTDNYKVAEHNLPLSIDMALSMKSNSQAARGLTALGVLRRLQQRYDDAINVGQQGMALFTETEHIAGYQFNLANVGHSLLCLGHYEEGVKALEHCIRLNQEFGVTISLPYVLVNLGRLHSQLKQFATARAYLRQATQVTDQLNILLYRAQSLCLLGWIEIQEGELLQALVCFKASFADYIHLGDREGQIEVMNGIGVAKQLLGDNKRAWQFIVVANDLKKQAGIKNLSDNESLIVKAKQELGRCLNKNDMRLYQNLARSNDLEGLSKFI; encoded by the coding sequence ATGGGTGGTTCTAAGTGTAGATTAGGGCAATTTAGTTATGATTTGATTAATCAACAACTACTAGACCGTACCGGTACGCCTTGTGCTTTACGTTATCAATCGGCACAAGTGCTTCATTATCTAGCTATAAATGCTAATAAGTCAGTTAGCAAAAGGGAGTTGTTTGCGGTTGTTTGGCGCGATGTTATTGTAACCGATGACTCATTAGTACAATGTATTGCGGAGATTCGGCGTTTATTACAAGATCGGGAGCACTCAATACTAAAAACCATTCCAAGAGTTGGGTATTTATTAGTCACAATGCCTGATACAGAATACATTACTTATATCCCTGAAGATCTATTACCTTTTTTAGGACGTACTCAAGAGCTACAACAATTAGAGAGCATAATTGCTAATCCCAGTTGTCGTTTAATGACTATCACAGGAATAGCAGGAATAGGTAAAACACGTCTAGCTAAAAAGCTTGCGCGTCAATGTGCTCAATACTTCCCACAAGGAGTCTATTTTGTAGAGCTAGCAGCTATTAGTGTTGCTGAGCTAATTCCTGTGGCTATTGCTAAGGTCATGAGTATTCCTTTACAGGGCAGACTTTCGCCTCTAGAGCAATTACAGTTAGCCTTAGCTGATCAATCCATTTTAATTGTTCTAGATAATATGGAGCAATTTGTTCCTGATCTTAGTAGTTGCCAAGCTTTACTAGAGCACAATAAAAAATTGAAGTTGCTCACTACTTCACGTATACCACTAGGTTTATATGGTGAGTGGGTTTACCCCTTGCGAGGCTTGTTAGTTCCGAATGCACAACAAACCTTGATTAATTGTACGGCGATAGAGCTATTTATTCAGACAGCGAAGAGAGTTAAATATGATTTTGAGCCTAATGCTACTGAGCAATTAATTATTTTAGAGATTTGTCGTTTATTACAAGGCACACCTTTAGGTATCGAAATTGTAGCTGGTTGGATTAAAAATTTAACCTGTGAAGAGCTGTTAATAGAGCTGCGTGCTTATCTTCATGCAACAGATACTAGCCTATTACAGGAACAGGATACTTTCCCATTAGATACCATATTGCAGCAAAGTTGGCAAATGCTCAGTCAGCATGAGCAATCTATTATGCAGTTGTTAGCGCTATTTCGTGGTAAGTTTTCACGCCACGCTGCTCAGGCTATTACTAATACTTCTTGGGCAGATTATAACAGTCTCATTGATAAATCTATGTTGAGCCGTGATAAATCAGGGTATTACACTTTACATGAGGTGATGCGTCATTATGCTAATCATTATCGGGTTAATCATAATAATGAAGTTAATATGATTAAGCATTTCATAGAGTATCATATAAATCTAGCTAATCAAACCGATGCTATGATTTTAGGTGGTCAACAATTAATTTATATTCAACAACTAGAGCAAGAACACGATAATTTTCGAGAGTGTTTGAATTTATGTAGTAATAATAAAACAGGCTTATTTAAGCAAAGCATAGAGTGGGGATTAGATTTAGTGGGCGCATTAGGTACTTTTTGGTTTTTAGCGAACCATTGGCGTGAGGGCTATCAGTTTGCTCAACAATTTCTACAATTAACATCTAGTCCAATAGTTTCTTTAGCACATGTTAGAGCTTTATTTACAGCTGGCGGAATTGCAGTAGTGACAGATAATTATAAGGTCGCTGAGCATAATTTACCGCTAAGTATTGATATGGCGCTTAGTATGAAGTCCAATAGTCAAGCTGCTCGTGGCTTAACGGCTTTAGGTGTATTACGCCGTTTACAGCAGCGTTATGATGATGCCATAAATGTAGGTCAACAGGGTATGGCATTATTTACGGAAACAGAGCATATCGCGGGCTATCAATTTAATTTAGCTAATGTAGGTCATTCTTTGTTATGTTTAGGACATTATGAGGAAGGGGTAAAAGCCTTAGAGCATTGTATTCGGCTCAATCAAGAGTTTGGGGTGACTATTAGTTTGCCCTACGTATTAGTTAATCTAGGGCGACTGCATAGTCAGCTAAAGCAGTTTGCTACTGCGAGAGCCTATCTGAGACAAGCTACTCAAGTTACAGATCAATTAAATATTTTATTGTATCGAGCACAATCTTTATGTCTATTAGGCTGGATTGAAATTCAAGAGGGGGAGTTACTGCAAGCTTTAGTGTGTTTTAAGGCTAGCTTCGCGGACTATATACATCTAGGCGATAGGGAGGGTCAAATAGAGGTTATGAATGGGATAGGTGTAGCTAAACAATTATTGGGCGATAATAAACGGGCTTGGCAGTTTATAGTAGTAGCGAATGATTTAAAAAAACAAGCCGGCATAAAAAATCTGTCGGATAATGAAAGTTTGATTGTTAAGGCTAAGCAAGAGCTAGGGCGATGTTTAAATAAAAATGATATGAGGTTGTATCAGAATCTGGCTAGATCCAATGATTTAGAGGGGCTAAGTAAGTTTATTTAG
- a CDS encoding DUF2330 domain-containing protein has product MKRLLTLGTLLVASYLPLQASAFCGFYVAKGGANLFNQSSQVVYVRDGDRSIVTMGSDFKGDVKEFAMVIPVPVIVQKEQVKLVNNSTIKQLDDFSAPRLVEYFDSDPCEIMRPRPMAAPMMRAARPMPPVARARELGVKIEASYTLGEYNIMVLSAKESGGLVTWLNENKYKIPAGAEPVINSYLKQNMKFFIAKVNLKEYSKTGFTQLRPIQVNYREKRFMLPIRLGTVNATGKQDLFVYGITRNGRIETTNYRTAKVPTDLNIPTYIKTTNQFSRFYKDLFKTQVNKNEDGVFLEYAWNMSWCDPCVGTPLNNKQLKELGAFWLTENSATDAYITRLHVRYDRETFPEDLMFQVTGNTENFQARYVINHPFAVKPTACPAAKTYVTQTLPKRWEEEAKNAASLTGWDVNAIRKKIAETKPKI; this is encoded by the coding sequence ATGAAGCGATTACTAACTTTAGGCACTTTATTAGTAGCCAGCTACTTACCGCTGCAAGCTTCGGCATTTTGTGGCTTTTATGTAGCTAAAGGAGGTGCTAATTTATTTAATCAGTCCTCACAAGTGGTTTATGTACGCGATGGTGATCGTAGTATTGTCACGATGGGCAGCGATTTTAAGGGCGATGTTAAAGAATTTGCGATGGTCATACCTGTGCCTGTCATAGTGCAAAAAGAACAGGTCAAATTAGTGAATAATAGCACCATCAAACAATTAGATGATTTTTCTGCTCCGCGCTTAGTCGAATATTTTGATTCTGACCCTTGCGAAATTATGCGCCCTAGACCTATGGCAGCACCCATGATGCGTGCAGCTCGCCCTATGCCACCCGTAGCGCGTGCACGAGAACTAGGGGTGAAAATCGAAGCGTCTTATACTTTGGGCGAATATAACATTATGGTGTTATCCGCTAAAGAAAGCGGCGGGCTAGTCACTTGGCTCAATGAAAATAAATATAAAATCCCCGCAGGGGCTGAGCCTGTCATTAATAGCTACCTCAAGCAAAATATGAAATTCTTTATTGCTAAGGTCAACTTAAAGGAATACTCCAAAACCGGATTTACACAATTACGCCCCATTCAAGTGAATTACCGTGAAAAGCGTTTTATGCTGCCGATTCGTCTAGGCACTGTGAATGCAACAGGTAAGCAAGATCTATTTGTCTATGGCATTACGCGCAATGGACGTATTGAAACCACTAATTATCGTACTGCTAAAGTACCCACAGATCTTAATATCCCCACCTATATTAAAACGACCAACCAATTTTCTAGGTTTTATAAAGACCTATTTAAAACTCAAGTCAATAAAAACGAGGATGGAGTCTTTTTAGAATATGCATGGAATATGTCATGGTGCGACCCTTGTGTCGGTACTCCTTTAAATAATAAACAATTGAAAGAGTTAGGTGCATTTTGGTTAACAGAGAATAGTGCTACTGATGCCTATATCACACGCTTGCATGTGCGCTATGACCGCGAAACCTTTCCTGAAGATCTGATGTTTCAAGTCACAGGCAATACCGAAAACTTCCAAGCGCGTTATGTGATTAATCATCCCTTTGCCGTAAAACCCACCGCTTGCCCTGCGGCTAAAACCTATGTAACTCAAACACTTCCTAAACGTTGGGAAGAAGAAGCCAAAAATGCCGCCAGCTTAACGGGTTGGGATGTGAATGCGATTCGGAAAAAAATCGCGGAAACTAAACCCAAAATTTAA
- the dusB gene encoding tRNA dihydrouridine synthase DusB, with the protein MNIGSYTLTNNLIVAPMAGVTDRPFRTLCKYFGAGHAVSEMMTADATLYAQKKSFYRANFDGELAPISAQIAGSEPALLAEAARYQVANGAQIVDINMGCPAKKICKKLAGSALLQDEDLVKRILETVVDAVDVPVTLKTRLGFAYGKENILRVAQLAEQAGIAALAIHGRTRDQMYTGHAHYALIAEVKQQLRIPVIANGDIDSPQKAKQVLDETKADALMIGRAAQGRPWIFREIQHYLQTGELLSPPELTEVREVLLSHLNDLYSFYDEYSGCRIARKHIAWYTQGLPNSNTFRAAMYAEESTATQAQLTEQYLTALIEQGISLNKLDADDTVIGKSDFH; encoded by the coding sequence ATGAATATAGGTTCTTATACACTCACTAATAATCTCATTGTGGCTCCTATGGCGGGAGTCACGGATCGTCCGTTTCGGACTTTATGTAAATATTTTGGCGCGGGACATGCGGTCAGTGAAATGATGACCGCTGACGCGACCTTATACGCGCAAAAGAAATCATTTTATCGTGCCAACTTTGACGGTGAACTCGCCCCTATTTCTGCCCAAATTGCTGGATCAGAACCCGCCTTACTCGCTGAAGCAGCGCGTTATCAAGTGGCTAATGGTGCGCAAATAGTTGATATTAATATGGGTTGTCCTGCCAAAAAGATTTGTAAAAAGCTAGCAGGATCAGCACTTTTGCAGGATGAAGATTTAGTTAAACGCATTTTAGAAACCGTTGTTGATGCGGTTGATGTGCCCGTAACACTAAAAACGCGCTTAGGTTTTGCTTACGGCAAAGAAAATATTCTGCGCGTGGCTCAACTAGCAGAGCAGGCAGGTATTGCAGCACTAGCGATTCATGGGCGTACTCGTGACCAAATGTATACGGGGCATGCGCATTATGCATTAATCGCTGAGGTTAAGCAGCAGCTTAGGATTCCAGTGATTGCTAATGGCGATATTGATAGCCCACAAAAAGCTAAACAAGTGCTAGATGAAACTAAAGCCGATGCGCTGATGATTGGGCGAGCGGCTCAAGGTCGTCCGTGGATTTTCCGTGAAATTCAGCACTATTTACAAACAGGTGAATTGCTATCTCCCCCTGAACTCACTGAAGTACGTGAAGTATTACTGAGTCATCTCAATGATTTATATAGCTTTTATGATGAATATTCAGGTTGTCGTATTGCACGCAAACATATTGCTTGGTATACCCAAGGCTTACCTAATAGTAATACGTTTCGAGCCGCGATGTATGCCGAGGAAAGTACGGCTACACAAGCGCAATTAACCGAGCAGTATCTAACAGCGCTGATTGAGCAGGGTATTAGTCTTAACAAACTTGATGCTGATGACACTGTTATTGGCAAGAGTGATTTCCACTGA
- a CDS encoding LysE/ArgO family amino acid transporter, translating into MSGLALLKGFGMGGSLIMAIGSQNAFVLSNAIRNQHIGAMVLVCVALDTLLIWSGVWGLGALIQEYPPLITLATWGGAAFLALYGTYALQRALKPSALTTQELKPMALKTTVLTLLALSLLNPHVYLDTVVLLGSIGGQLPTPQSWWFALGASLASLCWFITLGWGGRLLAPWFANPKSWQILDLIVAATMWILAILLLVNSFNNS; encoded by the coding sequence ATGTCAGGGTTAGCCTTATTAAAAGGGTTTGGCATGGGTGGCAGCCTAATAATGGCCATCGGTTCACAAAATGCGTTTGTTTTGAGTAATGCCATTAGAAATCAACATATTGGTGCGATGGTATTGGTCTGTGTGGCCTTAGATACGCTCTTAATTTGGTCAGGGGTATGGGGCTTAGGTGCGCTGATTCAGGAGTATCCGCCATTAATTACCTTAGCGACTTGGGGTGGGGCTGCTTTTTTAGCTTTATATGGTACTTATGCCTTGCAGCGTGCTTTAAAACCGAGTGCTTTAACCACTCAAGAGTTAAAACCAATGGCTTTAAAAACTACGGTACTCACCTTGCTAGCATTGAGTTTACTAAATCCTCATGTGTATTTAGATACCGTCGTATTATTAGGTAGCATAGGTGGTCAATTACCTACACCTCAAAGTTGGTGGTTTGCTTTGGGTGCTAGTTTAGCTTCCTTATGCTGGTTTATTACTTTGGGTTGGGGTGGACGTTTACTAGCACCTTGGTTCGCTAACCCTAAAAGCTGGCAAATACTGGATTTAATAGTAGCGGCTACTATGTGGATATTGGCTATCTTATTGTTAGTTAATAGTTTTAATAATAGTTAA
- a CDS encoding LysR family transcriptional regulator ArgP yields MDIDLKGLSAFMAIMRQGNFDRAAQSLFITPSAISQRLKLLEEKLGQTLVVRSLPVRPTPAGAALLKYGQQLEQLGHILEHDLQPTNQQGWLKMAIAVNADTLATWLLECLAPWCKAQRVVLDIRVDDQDQTHHLLQQGEVVACMSAREKVSQGCRCIPLGKVRYQCMVSPDFYSEYFPTGVTRETLLKAPMVRFNLKDDLQHAYLRQHFELDGENLVQHTLPSAESFVQGLILGMGFGMAPEIQVQKQLEKGQLIYLTPELPLDIPLFWHQWGIETELMRSLNSVILAGAKQVHYLN; encoded by the coding sequence ATGGATATTGATCTCAAAGGCTTAAGTGCATTTATGGCGATTATGCGCCAAGGTAATTTTGATCGAGCAGCGCAATCCCTGTTCATTACGCCCTCGGCTATTTCTCAACGTTTGAAATTATTAGAGGAAAAGCTTGGGCAGACCTTGGTAGTTCGTAGCTTACCTGTGCGTCCTACTCCAGCAGGAGCGGCATTATTAAAATATGGGCAGCAATTGGAACAATTAGGGCATATTTTAGAGCACGATTTGCAGCCCACTAATCAACAAGGCTGGCTAAAAATGGCGATTGCGGTGAATGCCGACACGTTAGCAACATGGCTTTTGGAGTGTTTAGCCCCTTGGTGTAAGGCTCAACGGGTTGTTTTAGATATTCGAGTTGATGATCAAGATCAAACCCATCATTTGTTACAACAAGGTGAGGTAGTGGCGTGCATGAGCGCTCGTGAAAAAGTGAGCCAAGGCTGTCGCTGCATCCCTTTGGGTAAGGTGCGCTATCAATGTATGGTTAGCCCTGACTTTTATAGTGAATATTTCCCAACAGGCGTCACCAGAGAAACTTTACTCAAAGCACCGATGGTAAGGTTTAACCTCAAAGATGATTTACAGCATGCCTATTTACGCCAGCATTTTGAATTAGATGGGGAAAATCTAGTACAACACACCCTGCCTTCCGCCGAAAGTTTTGTGCAAGGTTTAATACTAGGAATGGGATTTGGTATGGCCCCCGAAATACAAGTACAAAAACAATTGGAAAAGGGGCAATTAATTTATCTCACGCCAGAGTTACCGCTTGATATTCCTTTATTTTGGCATCAATGGGGCATTGAAACTGAACTGATGCGCAGTCTTAATTCCGTCATTTTAGCGGGTGCTAAACAAGTGCATTATCTTAATTGA
- a CDS encoding amidohydrolase family protein gives MFNRSRKPKLIKWLKILAISLLVLTSMGLGIRESLFSGAILAPQILQPNDSIIDMHVHIAGIGAGNTDCYVAPALRNNMRFNQYLAGFGVSITEIQHKGDQIAVDKLAERLQGSKTVKGAVLLALDSVINKEGKIDYEKTEVYIPNEYVLKQVKRYPKNFYYGASINPYRTDAIERLIAAKKEGAVLIKWIPNIQHIDPADSKLIPFYTKMRELNLMLLSHTGQERSFSSADDTLGDPQRLELPLSLGVTVIAGHVATTGFNHQQSNYARILPLIQKYPNLYADISSLTQINKLGYLQQALNEPRLKGRLIYGSDYPLSNMILTSAWNFPLNLTRAEMARINQIPNHWDRDVELKRNLGVPAEVFTLGAQLITNHH, from the coding sequence ATGTTTAATCGCTCTCGCAAGCCTAAATTGATTAAATGGCTAAAAATTCTTGCAATAAGCTTATTAGTCTTAACAAGTATGGGACTAGGTATCCGTGAAAGTCTATTTAGTGGAGCTATTTTAGCCCCGCAAATATTGCAACCTAATGACTCTATTATTGATATGCATGTCCATATTGCTGGAATCGGGGCGGGAAATACCGATTGCTATGTAGCGCCTGCTTTGCGAAACAATATGCGTTTTAATCAATACTTAGCCGGATTTGGAGTCTCTATCACAGAGATTCAACACAAGGGTGATCAGATTGCCGTTGATAAACTAGCCGAGCGTTTACAAGGCTCAAAAACCGTTAAAGGGGCTGTACTCTTAGCACTAGATAGTGTCATTAATAAAGAAGGAAAAATCGATTATGAAAAGACTGAGGTCTATATTCCTAATGAATATGTTTTAAAGCAAGTAAAACGCTATCCAAAAAATTTTTACTATGGCGCTAGTATTAATCCTTATCGAACAGATGCTATAGAGCGCTTAATAGCTGCTAAGAAAGAGGGGGCAGTACTCATTAAATGGATTCCTAATATTCAACATATTGACCCAGCCGATTCTAAGCTCATACCTTTTTATACTAAAATGCGAGAGTTAAACCTCATGCTGCTCAGTCATACAGGTCAAGAGCGCTCTTTCAGTAGTGCCGATGATACTTTAGGCGATCCACAACGTCTTGAATTACCTTTATCTTTAGGTGTAACCGTTATCGCTGGACACGTTGCCACCACGGGTTTTAATCACCAGCAGAGTAATTACGCTCGTATTTTACCTTTAATTCAAAAATACCCTAACCTCTATGCAGATATATCGAGTCTTACACAAATTAATAAACTAGGTTATTTACAACAAGCACTAAATGAACCACGCCTAAAAGGCAGGTTAATTTATGGCAGCGATTATCCACTCTCCAATATGATTTTAACTTCAGCTTGGAATTTTCCTTTAAATCTAACTAGAGCTGAAATGGCTCGTATCAATCAAATACCTAATCATTGGGATAGAGATGTGGAGCTTAAACGTAACTTAGGAGTGCCTGCTGAAGTATTTACGCTGGGTGCTCAACTTATTACAAATCACCATTAG
- a CDS encoding sulfite exporter TauE/SafE family protein has product MMNELILMLIALTTSTLTGIMGIGGGMILIALMPGLLPAAAIVPVHAATQLVSNGSRALFGWKTIHWGFFLPFLIGSLIGGFGAAQIANRINTEYLPLIIALFILWNVWGGGINFKTNPRGEFITIGFLQTGLGMLVGATGPMGQSILLRKGLNRDQNVTTSALFMTVTHLIKLLFFGFIGFSFIHYWQVMLGMSIAVIIGSWLGTKMRHLVPEADFKTWLKWILTLLALRMIYITLI; this is encoded by the coding sequence ATGATGAATGAGCTTATTTTAATGCTAATAGCGCTCACTACTTCAACTTTAACAGGTATTATGGGCATTGGTGGTGGCATGATTTTAATTGCGCTAATGCCCGGTTTATTACCAGCTGCTGCGATTGTTCCTGTTCATGCTGCGACCCAATTAGTATCTAATGGCAGCCGCGCCCTATTTGGCTGGAAGACTATTCACTGGGGTTTTTTCCTACCTTTTTTAATCGGCTCCTTAATCGGCGGCTTTGGTGCAGCACAAATTGCTAATCGTATTAATACAGAGTATTTGCCTTTAATAATTGCCTTATTTATTTTATGGAATGTATGGGGTGGGGGCATTAATTTTAAAACCAATCCACGCGGCGAGTTTATTACAATAGGTTTCTTACAAACCGGATTAGGGATGTTAGTAGGTGCAACAGGTCCAATGGGGCAATCAATCTTATTGCGCAAGGGCTTAAACCGTGATCAGAATGTTACAACCTCAGCCTTATTCATGACGGTTACTCATCTTATTAAATTATTATTTTTTGGTTTTATTGGTTTTTCATTCATTCACTATTGGCAAGTGATGTTAGGTATGAGTATTGCGGTCATTATAGGCTCATGGCTAGGGACTAAAATGCGACACCTCGTACCAGAGGCAGACTTTAAAACTTGGCTAAAGTGGATTTTAACCCTACTTGCATTGCGAATGATTTATATTACTTTGATATAG
- the tnpA gene encoding IS200/IS605 family transposase, whose translation MEYRYGSHTVYRIEYHFVFVTKYRYPVLKGDVGLKIRELIRQTCQAFEIEIVKGVVSKDHVHLLLSVPPELAPSEIMRRIKGRSAAKIFESYPDLRKRYWGQHFWARGYFCATSGELSAEMIKAYLEHHFEPRLEDNFKTEG comes from the coding sequence ATGGAGTATCGGTATGGAAGCCACACCGTCTACCGGATTGAGTATCACTTTGTATTTGTGACGAAATACCGCTATCCGGTACTGAAAGGGGATGTGGGGTTAAAGATACGGGAGTTGATCCGTCAAACCTGTCAAGCCTTTGAGATAGAAATAGTGAAGGGGGTGGTGAGCAAGGATCATGTGCATTTGTTGTTATCGGTGCCACCGGAGCTAGCACCGAGCGAGATCATGCGCCGAATTAAGGGTCGAAGTGCGGCAAAAATCTTTGAAAGCTACCCGGATTTAAGAAAGCGGTATTGGGGACAGCATTTTTGGGCGCGGGGTTATTTTTGTGCGACTTCAGGGGAATTGAGTGCTGAGATGATTAAGGCGTATTTAGAGCATCACTTTGAACCGAGGTTAGAGGATAACTTTAAGACAGAAGGCTAG
- a CDS encoding TusE/DsrC/DsvC family sulfur relay protein, with protein MPSTLQTVARDNEGYLLNPNDWSELLMEQLATEQELVLSEEQRGIILFVRDYYDQNATVPEARKVLKYMTEQWGKDKGTRKYLYQLFPHGYAQQACKMAGMRKPLKLMLDL; from the coding sequence ATGCCTAGCACTTTACAAACCGTTGCGCGGGATAATGAAGGGTATTTATTAAACCCCAATGACTGGTCAGAACTACTGATGGAGCAATTAGCTACGGAGCAAGAATTGGTCTTAAGTGAGGAGCAACGTGGCATTATATTATTTGTACGTGACTATTATGACCAGAATGCAACCGTACCCGAAGCGCGTAAAGTATTGAAATATATGACTGAGCAATGGGGTAAAGATAAGGGCACACGCAAATATTTATATCAACTCTTTCCACACGGCTATGCACAACAAGCCTGCAAAATGGCGGGAATGCGTAAACCTTTAAAACTAATGTTAGATTTGTAA